TGAAGTCCCGGCCCAGCAGCAGGCGCAGAATCTCCAGCTCCCGCTTGCTGAGGAAATTGTCGGTGCTTAGCGTGTGGCTTTCGGTGTTGTAAGTGTAAAGCAGATCGGTGTGCTGGTCTCGGACGATGTTAATCATCATGCTGTCGTTCTTTTTCAGGTGCGACACATTGCTGATAATCAGCAGCATCCGGCACGCGTTGCCTTCCTCATCCAGATCCAGAATGGCATTGCGCTGCAATACGCGCATGTAGTTGCCATTCAGGCACCGCAGGCGGTAGTCGTAGCTGGAGCGGTAGTTTAGCCGGTGCTGCCGCTCGGGCATGGCATCCAGATAATCCATTTCCATTTCCAGAAAACGCACCAGGCCCGGCAGGTCGTCGGGGTGCACAATGGTGAAGGTGAAATCCAGGCCCCCGGTCAGGAACCGCTCGGCCTTGTAGCCCAGGGCCCGCTCCACCATGTCACTGATATAGACGTAGCTGGCCTGGCTGGCATCGAAAATAGCCACACCGCAGTCTACCATGACAAAAATCTTCTCTAGCAGCGGATTATGCTGCAACAGCAGCTCTTTATCAAACGAGCTACCCCGGCTGCATGAGTCCGGTAACGCTGCACTAGCTGGCTTACCGAGGTGTGCGACACCTGCAAAACCTCTTCCATAGCCTTCTCAAATTTTACTCCCCTCTACGCTACTCCATCCCCTCTTCCTGCTCGTTTCCCCTGCCTATAGTCGCACCCTCGGTCTAAGGTATCGGCAAGAGAATCTGCTACTGTGCTGGGTTTTGTTCTCCCACCACCAATTCAATATTTTAAATATAACGAATTATATATATAATTTTATATTTTTATATTACAAGGCTCATAATAGATGATAACTATCAGGTGATATGCTGTTTATAGATAGCCGCAATTTACTTTACAAGATAGTATACGCGGCGCGGCAGAAGGTTGCATAGCTTTTGGGGAATATTATCTGTCGGCCATTATTTTAGTTGAAACGCAGAGTACCTATTCTGTTCATGGCCCTTCCGGCATACTGTTTCAGCAAGAAACTGCCGCTTCAGCACCATATTGACAGCTCCACCGTAGTAGAAGCAATTCTTCCCAACTTGCCCGCATGAATTCAGCCCCGCTTTCCGGCCTGTATGCGCCCTCGCTCAGCCTGCTCACCGACCTCTATCAGCTGACCATGGCCTATGGCTACTGGCAGCAGGGCCTGCAGGACCGCGAAGCCGTGTTTCACCTCTACTTTCGCCGCCCGCCCTTTGAGGGCGGCTATGCCGTGTGCGCAGGCCTGGCCTACGCCGCCGACTGGCTTTCGCACCTCCATTTATCTGAGGATGACCTAACGTACCTGCGCAGCCTGAAAGGCAGCAAAGGCACCCCGCTCTTCGACCCTAAGTTTCTGGAATACCTGCGCGAGCTGAAATTCACCTGTGATGTGGATGCTATTGCGGAGGGCACGGTGGTTTTCGCCAATGAGCCCCTGATTCGGGTGCAGGGCCCTTTGCTGCAGGCCCAACTGGTAGAAACCGCCCTGCTCACGCTGGTTAATTTCCAGACGCTGGTGGCTACCAAAGCCGCCCGCGTGCGCGAAGCAATAGGCCCTGAGGACCAGATGCTGGAGTTTGGCCTGCGGCGCGCCCAGGGCTTTGACGGCGGCCTTTCCGCCAGCCGGGCCGCCTACCTGGGCGGGGCCGATGCTACCTCCAACGTACTGGCCGGGCAGCGCTTCGGCATTCCCGTGAAGGGCACCCACGCCCATAGCTGGATTATGGCGTTTGAAGACGAGGAAACGGCTTTTAAGGCTTACGCTCAGGCTTTCCCCGATGACTCCGTGTTTTTGGTGGATACCTACGATACGCTGGAAGGCGTGCGCCACGCCATTGCCGTGGCCCGCGAAATGCGCGCCAACGGCCACGAGCTGGGCGGCATCCGCCTGGACTCCGGCGACCTGGCCTACCTCAGCCGCGAGGCCCGCGCCCTGCTGGATGAGGCCGGCTTCCAGCAGGTGCGCATTGTGGCCAGCAACGACCTGGAAGAAAACCTCATTACCAGCCTCAAACAGCAGGGCGCCCGCATCGATACCTGGGCGTGGGCACGCAGCTGGTTACCGCCTACGACCAGCCGGCGCTGGGCGGCGTGTACAAAATGGCTGCCCTGCGCAAACCCGACGACTCGGGCTGGGACTACACCATTAAGCTCTCGGAGCAGCTGGTGAAAACCAGCATCCCGGGCATTCTGCAGGTGCGGCGCTACAAGTCGGAAAAAGGCCAGCCCCGCGCCGATATGCTCTACAACTCCGCCGAGCCCCTCCCCGACCAGCTCACCATCGTCGATCCACTGGATGCCACCCGCCGCCGCCTCGTGCGCCCCGATGCTGCTTTTCGGGAGCTGCTGGAGCCCGTTTTCCGCCGCGGACAGCAGGTGCAGGAGCTGCCTACCCTGGCCGAAAGCCGCGCCCGCGCCCAGCGTGAAGTGCAAAGCCTGGACCCCAGTATCCGCCGCTTCCTCAACCCCCACACCTACCCGGTGGGCCTAGAAGAAACGCTGAACACCTTCCGCACCGAGCTAATTCTGGAGAAGCGGCCATTGCGCCCGGCATGAAGAAACAAGCCTTAATCAAGGCTCCACTCGCACCAGATGTCAAAACCCTGGCCATTAAGCTGCGCCCTTTCGTCCTCTGTCAAGGGCAATACCACATAATCTTCATGACTGATGGTGCCCAGCAATAAGGTATTATCATGATATAGAGCGGGGTCCTCAAAGGCCCCGTTTTTCCAATCATGAAAGGCTACACCTTTAATATACGCCACTACTTCTGGTGTAAGCGAGAAACGGTGTGTGGCTTTATAAACTCGCGGAATGTTAGCAGGCAGGAAAACCTGTGCTTGAGCAAGCACAGGAGACAATCGAGCTTTTGACCACAGTTGATTCAGCTCTAAGTAATTTGCTTTGGGAAGAGCTTTATCAAGCAATTCACCCCAGCGTGTTGCAGGGAGTTTGTTAAATGATTCCTGCAAGAAATACTTTGGCATTTTCTCTGCTTTTTGGATCGAGACGGGACAAAGCAACCTCTTGTTATACCTTCACCCGTTTCCCGGTGCGGGCTGCTTCGTAAATGGCTTGAATCAGCCTGATATCCCGCAGACCTTCTTCGCCGGGCGTTTTGGGCGTGGTGTTGTTGAGCACGCACTCGGCCATGTGGTCCAGCTCGGCGGCGAATTGGTTGCCTTCGTCTATGTTGGGTTTCCGCTCCCCGTCTTTGTCGCCAATCTTCAGGTTGTGGTCATTATAGTCAGTGGCGGGGTCAAGGTCCAGCCAGGCTTTTTCGCCGAACACACGGTAGCGCTTCACTTCCTGAATGCTGTAGGAACTGGTGCAGGTGGCCAGCACGCCGCTGGGAAAGCGGAGCGTGAAATGAATCCGGTCTTCCACCTCCTGGAAGCGCGGGTCGTTTTTGTCGGTTGATTCGATGGCGGTTACTTCTACCGGCTCTTCGCCGGTGAGGTAGCGGGTGGCATTCAGGGAGTAAATGCCGATGTCCATGAGGGAGCCGCCGCCGGCCAGCTTTTTCTGCACCCGCCAGGAGTCGGCTTTGTCGCCGGTGGGGTCTACGCTGCGGCCGTGGTCGGCGGTGATTTGCAGCAGCTTGCCTAGCTCACCTTTACGGATGCGGGCAATGGCATCCAGGTTAAAGGGCTCGTACTGGGCCCGGTAGGCTACCATCAGCTTTTTGCCGCCTTCCTGGCAGGCATCTATCATCTTCTGACAATCCTCCGGGGAGGTAGCCATGGGCTTTTCCGTCAGCACGTGCTTGCCCGCTTTGGCCGCCCGAATGGTGTACTCGGCGTGCAGGCCCACGGGCAGCACAATGTAGACCACATCCACCTCCGGGTTGTCCTTAATAGAGTCGAAGTTCTCGTAGCTGTAGACGTTCTTCGCTTCTACGCCATATTGACGGGCGAGCTTTTTGGCTTTGTCCGGCGTGCCGCTGACCAGGGCCGTAATGCGGGCGTGCTTACATTCTTTAAAGGCGGGCATCATTTGCTGGGTGGCAAACTTGCCCAGCCCTACTATAGCAAAGCCAACTTTCTTCTGGTCGTCGTACTGCATTGCATCATCAAGAGGTGAAGGAGCAGATGCAGCCGCTGGCCCGGCCACGATAACCGCGGCCACCGTCAGGCCCGCCTGGCGCAGAAACGTACGCCGCGAAGCGGAAGAATCGAAACCGTTCTTAACAAGCCCTACGCTCACATCTGGGTAGGCTGAACGGGTAATTTGCCAGCGCCGTTACGGGCGGCTAATGGATGGGCAGAATTTTCTACCTCTGTTCCTAACCTTAAAAACGGGCTGTGGAGACCTTAGAACGTCATGTCGAGCGAAGTCGAGACATCTCGCGTGCTGATGTTGAGATAGTAATAACACTATTCACCACACTAGCGAGATGTCTCGACTGCGCTCGACATGACGTTCCTTTCTGTTGGGTTTGCTGGCTCGTAACGCCGGCTTACGCGTAGCTCAGCTCGCCCGCGCCTACTTTCAGCCGGATACCGGGCTCAGCGGTGATACGGCCCGCTACTTGGGCGTCGTAGCCATCGGCGCGGAGCTGGGCGGCTATGGTTTCGGCCTGGGCTTCATCGGTTACCAATAGCATGCCGTTGCCCATATTCCAGTAGAGGTACGCATCGGCAGGGGTGATGCCGGCCAGCTCGGTGAGCTTCTGCATGGCGGGCAGGGGCTCGAAGAGGTTCGTCAACTCAGCGCCCACGCCGTTTTTTAGCACGCGCTTGAAGTTATCGGCAATGCCGCCGCCGGTGATGTGGGCGGCGGCGTAGAGCGGCAGGCCCGCGTCCAGCACCCGCGCCACGCCGGGCGAGTAGATGAGCGAAGGTGCCAGCAGCACCTCGCCCCAGGTGTGGCCGGCGCTGCCGTGCGGCGTGGCATCCAGCCCATCATACGGGGCCGAGTGCCAGTTGTCGCCGAACAGGTTTTGCAAGGTGCGGCGGGCCAGGGAAAAGCCGTTGGAACGGAAGCTGGGCGAGCGAAGCGCCACTACAGCCTGCCCGGCTTTCACGCCGGCGCCGCTCAGGGGGCGCTCCAGGCTGGGGTGCAGACTGCCAATGGCAGTGGAACACCAGTTGAAGTTCATTTTGGCACCCGGCCAGCCACCGATGCGGTTGCCCAGCTCGGCAATTTCGCCGCCCGTAATGGCCATTTCCGCAAAGTTGCAGGCATCGTGAAGGCCGCGCATCATCTCGTCAATCACCTCATAGTCGAGGATATTCACGTCGATGATGTTGGAGAGGTTGGTGGGCACAAAACCACCCACAATGAGGTCATCGGCCGTCATGGCTACCAGGTCGTAGCCCAGCGTATCGAACTTGCCCACGCGCTCCGCTACCTCAATCTTGGTCCCGATGCCATCGGAGGAAATACCCAGGCGGGCGTTACCGAAGCGGATTTCGTTGGCGAAGCCGCCCTCCAGATCCTGCGCGGCCTCGCCGGGCTTACCAGCACGATTGGCGAAGGTTTTCTTAGACCAGGCGTAAGCGTTGCGGGAGCATTCGTTGCCGAGGTCGATGTCGTAGCCGGCGGGTTTCTGAGAGGAAGTGGACATATGAAACGCTATGTTGAGGCTAAACTAAAAACTAGTTCCCCTCCTCAGCTGAGGAGGGGCTAGGGGTGGTTGATGGACGGCAGAACGATGATTAGAACTAGGCCTAGCGAGGATGTTCAACGATTGGTCAACCACCCCTAGCCCCTCCTCAGCTGAGGAGGGGAACTAGTTTTTAGTTTTGCACTAGTTCGCATTGCATCCCTTAATTAATGTTCCGTTGGCTCGGGGGCCTTGGCGCTGACGGAGGGCACCACATCGGTGCGGTTCTTTTTGTCGCCGCGGTGGCTTTGGCGCTCCTCTTGGATGTGGCGCAGGTACTTGGTCACGTCGCCGGTAGGATACTCCCCGGTGAAGCAGGCAAAGCAGCTGCCGCCGTGGCCCTTATCCTCCGAGAAAAGCTCCTTCAGGTCTTCTATCGATTGATAGATAACCTTATCGGCCTCAATGTAGCGGCAGATTTCCTCCTCGGTGTAGTTGGCGGCAATCAGCTCCGTGCTCATGGCCATATCAATACCGTAGATGCAGGGCGCAATAATGGGCGGCGCGCTGGAAATGAAGTACACCTCCAAAGCACCAGCCTCGCGCAGAATGCGCACAATGCGCCGGGAGGTGGTGCCCCGCACAATGCTGTCATCGACTACGGCAATCTTCTTGCCCTCCACAAACTCCCGGATGGGGTTCAGCTTCTTCTTCACAATGTCCTCGCGGCCGGCCTGGCTGCTCACAATAAAGGAGCGGCCCATGTGGTTGTTTTTCACCAGCGCCCGGCGGTAGGGCACCCCAATGGCCTCGGCCAGACCAGAAGCCGAGAAGTAGCCGGAAGATGGTACATCAATCACCATATCAGGCTGAATACCGGACTCAATTACCTTGCGGGCCAGCATCTTACCCAGGCGCACCCGCTCCCGGGCCACCAATCGGCCATGAATGGTAGAGTCTTCGCGGGCGAAGTAGATGTGCTCGAACACGCAGAAGTTTTTGGGCTGCTCCTGCTGGTTCTTGTGATGTACTTTAAAGTCTTTATCGATGAATACCGCCTGGCCGGGCCCTACGTTTTCCAGGAATTCGAAACCCAGATAATCAAAGCAGGTGCTTTCCGAGGCAAAGGCGTATACCGGACCGTTTTCTGTCTGGCGGCGGCCCAGCACCAGGGGCCGGATGCCCAGAGGGTCGTTGAAGGCCAGCAGGCCATGGCCGGCAATAATGGTAATAGTGGCGTAGGCGCCTTTCACCAGCTCCTGGGTGGTTTCTACGGCATCGAAGATGTCAATGACCGACAGCGCATCCAGGTTCTTCAGGCGCAGCTCTGAGGCGAAGGTGTACATGATGAGCTCCAGGTCGTTGCTGGTTTTGGGCAGCACGTGGTATTTCTCGTGCAGGCGCTTGGCCGCCGAACGGAAGTTGATGACGTTGCCGTTGTGCACCATCGACAGCCCGAAGGGGTAGCTGGTGGTAAAGGGCTGGGCCAGCTCGGCGTCGCCGGAGCCCTGCGTGGTATACCGGGCATGGCCAATGCCGATGTTGCCCCTCAGCTTTTTGAGCTGCTTGGGCTTAAACACATCGGCAATCAGGCCATTGCCTTTGCAGAGGTGGAAATTATCGTCGAAGGTGGCAATGCCGGCCGCGTCCTGCCCGCGATGCTGCAACGCGGTAAGACCAAATACGATGTCGTGGGCAACATCATCGGGGCCGTAAAAACCTACAATTCCGCACATGGCAGTTTTTAGTTGTTAGTTATCAGCCGGGAGGCTGGCAACGGAGGTGGGTGGTGTATGGGGTGTGGTCAGAGCCGCTTCGGCAGGCAGGTCAGGCAGCTCGCCCCGAAGCAGGCGGGCCAGCGTAGTGGCGTAAAGCTGATGCTCCACGGCCAGGCCGCGGCGCTCTACTTCTGCCAGGGTATCGGCCCCGCGCAGATCAACTGGTTCCTGGGCCAGCACCGGCCCCGTATCCAGGCCCTCATCAACCAGATGCACGGTAATTTTGGTTTCCGGCAGCCGGTGTTCAAAGGCCCACTCATAAGCGTGCAGCCCCTGGTGCTGATGGGTGTCAGCGGGATGAATGTTGAGAATGCGCCCGGCAAACGCCCGGATAAACGTGGGCGACAGGATGCGCATGTAGCCGGCCAGCACCACGTAATCGGGCTGGTAGCTGTTCAGAATATCTACTACCGCGGCATCAAAATCGGCCCGTTTACGGCCCTGGCTGCTCAGGCTGTCAGTGGGGCAGCCCAGCGCCCTGGCGGTTTCCAGGCCGGGGGCATCGGGCTTGTTGCTGAACACCACCGCCACTTCGGCCACATCCTGCAGCACCCCGTGATGCACGGCTTTTACCAGCGCCACCATATTGGAGCCCCTACCCGACAATAAAATGGCCAGGCGCTGCTTGTGGGTAGTATGGTTACCGGGTGAGTTCAAGAACGGGAGTCGGCCGCTGGCCAATATCTGTGCGGATGTACACATCCTGAAATTTAACCTTTTCTGCTTCCCGATACACGTGATTCACAGCCTCTTCCAGCTCATCACCGTGGCCCACCAGTACCATTACCCGGCCGCCGCTGGTTACCAGCTGCCCCTCCGCGTTGCGTTTGGTAGCGCCGTGGAAGGCCAGGATGCTGGGGTGCAGCTGGTCCAGGCCAGTGATGGGGAAGCCGGTGGGGAACTTAGCGGCGGGGTAGCCGCCCGAGGCCAGCACCACGCCCACGTAATAGCCGCGGCGCTGGCGCACAACGGTTTCCTGCAGCCGGCCATCCAGCGTGGCTTCAATGAGCTCCAGCAAGC
The Hymenobacter sp. DG25B genome window above contains:
- a CDS encoding LuxR C-terminal-related transcriptional regulator, with amino-acid sequence MVDCGVAIFDASQASYVYISDMVERALGYKAERFLTGGLDFTFTIVHPDDLPGLVRFLEMEMDYLDAMPERQHRLNYRSSYDYRLRCLNGNYMRVLQRNAILDLDEEGNACRMLLIISNVSHLKKNDSMMINIVRDQHTDLLYTYNTESHTLSTDNFLSKRELEILRLLLGRDFTSKDIADQLFISVHTVETHRRNMLEKTNIKDTSKLVSFAEAAGLI
- a CDS encoding Gfo/Idh/MocA family protein encodes the protein MSVGLVKNGFDSSASRRTFLRQAGLTVAAVIVAGPAAASAPSPLDDAMQYDDQKKVGFAIVGLGKFATQQMMPAFKECKHARITALVSGTPDKAKKLARQYGVEAKNVYSYENFDSIKDNPEVDVVYIVLPVGLHAEYTIRAAKAGKHVLTEKPMATSPEDCQKMIDACQEGGKKLMVAYRAQYEPFNLDAIARIRKGELGKLLQITADHGRSVDPTGDKADSWRVQKKLAGGGSLMDIGIYSLNATRYLTGEEPVEVTAIESTDKNDPRFQEVEDRIHFTLRFPSGVLATCTSSYSIQEVKRYRVFGEKAWLDLDPATDYNDHNLKIGDKDGERKPNIDEGNQFAAELDHMAECVLNNTTPKTPGEEGLRDIRLIQAIYEAARTGKRVKV
- a CDS encoding AIR synthase-related protein, coding for MSTSSQKPAGYDIDLGNECSRNAYAWSKKTFANRAGKPGEAAQDLEGGFANEIRFGNARLGISSDGIGTKIEVAERVGKFDTLGYDLVAMTADDLIVGGFVPTNLSNIIDVNILDYEVIDEMMRGLHDACNFAEMAITGGEIAELGNRIGGWPGAKMNFNWCSTAIGSLHPSLERPLSGAGVKAGQAVVALRSPSFRSNGFSLARRTLQNLFGDNWHSAPYDGLDATPHGSAGHTWGEVLLAPSLIYSPGVARVLDAGLPLYAAAHITGGGIADNFKRVLKNGVGAELTNLFEPLPAMQKLTELAGITPADAYLYWNMGNGMLLVTDEAQAETIAAQLRADGYDAQVAGRITAEPGIRLKVGAGELSYA
- the purF gene encoding amidophosphoribosyltransferase, which translates into the protein MCGIVGFYGPDDVAHDIVFGLTALQHRGQDAAGIATFDDNFHLCKGNGLIADVFKPKQLKKLRGNIGIGHARYTTQGSGDAELAQPFTTSYPFGLSMVHNGNVINFRSAAKRLHEKYHVLPKTSNDLELIMYTFASELRLKNLDALSVIDIFDAVETTQELVKGAYATITIIAGHGLLAFNDPLGIRPLVLGRRQTENGPVYAFASESTCFDYLGFEFLENVGPGQAVFIDKDFKVHHKNQQEQPKNFCVFEHIYFAREDSTIHGRLVARERVRLGKMLARKVIESGIQPDMVIDVPSSGYFSASGLAEAIGVPYRRALVKNNHMGRSFIVSSQAGREDIVKKKLNPIREFVEGKKIAVVDDSIVRGTTSRRIVRILREAGALEVYFISSAPPIIAPCIYGIDMAMSTELIAANYTEEEICRYIEADKVIYQSIEDLKELFSEDKGHGGSCFACFTGEYPTGDVTKYLRHIQEERQSHRGDKKNRTDVVPSVSAKAPEPTEH
- the purN gene encoding phosphoribosylglycinamide formyltransferase, which codes for MNSPGNHTTHKQRLAILLSGRGSNMVALVKAVHHGVLQDVAEVAVVFSNKPDAPGLETARALGCPTDSLSSQGRKRADFDAAVVDILNSYQPDYVVLAGYMRILSPTFIRAFAGRILNIHPADTHQHQGLHAYEWAFEHRLPETKITVHLVDEGLDTGPVLAQEPVDLRGADTLAEVERRGLAVEHQLYATTLARLLRGELPDLPAEAALTTPHTPPTSVASLPADN